A single genomic interval of Anopheles darlingi chromosome X, idAnoDarlMG_H_01, whole genome shotgun sequence harbors:
- the LOC125952335 gene encoding xaa-Pro aminopeptidase ApepP-like, with protein sequence MKHAKRYLVGISALLVLVVGGGVALGRALNKDDELMEDMTPKSLEAILGEIRSLMQDYSIEAYIVPSVDAHNSEYISEHDRRLQYVTNFTGSAGTAIITLRAAVLWTDSRYHLQAEAELDDAHWQLMREGLAGVPSRDEWLLSTLSAGAQVGTDPFLIASTEYERLGGVLAGAGHRLITLERNLVDSVWNNRPPQTAEPLLPLALQYSGQRAADKVAAVRDALHTAGANGIVISALDEIAWLLNLRGSDISYNPVFFAYALVTHERIHLFTSPDRINETIREHLRTEGLTALDVRDYRDILAGIDEYVRAGHRLLVSTACSQALYAAIPATQRLQEYSVVAKLKAVKNAIEAEGMRRAHVRDGAAVVRYLHWLEVTVGRSDSSNVTELSGAAQLHEFRRQQDMFVDLSFTAISAFGANGAIVHYSPTPDTDVPITRDGIYLIDSGGQYLDGTTDVTRSIALGEPTAFQRECFTRVLKGFLSLASAVFPTRTSGTVFDVLARKALWDAGLDYGHGTGHGIGSFLGVHEYPPSFVSNTASPSNQGVVENMFSSNEPGYYEPGQFGIRIEDIVQVVRANVTHDFNGRGALTFYTNTVVPIQRKMLDLALLSGAELAQLNAYHRRVREQVGPLLIAQNDPGAYSWLMDATEEITVPASGSGQAAGDKV encoded by the exons ATGAAGCACGCCAAGCGATACCTGGTCGGTATATCGGCCCTGCTCGTCCTCGTGGTCGGTGGAGGTGTCGCCCTTGGCAG GGCTCTGAACAAGGATGACGAGTTGATGGAGGACATGACACCAAAGTCGCTGGAGGCGATACTGGGCGAGATACGCAGCCTGATGCAGGACTACTCGATCGAGGCGTACATCGTGCCGTCGGTTGACGCGCACAAC AGCGAGTACATCTCGGAGCACGATCGGCGGCTACAGTACGTGACCAACTTTACCGGTTCGGCCGGtaccgccatcatcacgctGCGGGCAGCCGTCCTGTGGACCGATTCCCGGTACCACCTGCAGGCGGAAGCCGAACTGGACGATGCCCACTGGCAGCTGATGCGGGAAGGGTTGGCCGGTGTGCCGAGCCGGGATGAGTGGCTACTGTCGACGCTGTCAGCCGGTGCCCAGGTCGGTACCGATCCGTTCCTGATCGCCTCGACCGAGTACGAGCGGTTGGGCGGGGTGCTGGCCGGTGCCGGCCACCGTCTCATCACGCTCGAGCGCAACCTGGTGGACAGCGTGTGGAACAATCGGCCACCACAGACGGCCGAACCGCTGCTCCCGCTAGCCCTGCAGTACTCGGGTCAGCGGGCGGCCGACAAGGTGGCGGCTGTTCGCGATGCGCTCCACACGGCCGGTGCTAACGGTATCGTCATCAGTGCGCTGGACGAGATCGCCT GGTTACTGAATCTGCGGGGTTCCGACATCAGCTACAATCCGGTTTTCTTCGCCTACGCGCTCGTCACTCACGAGCGCATCCACCTGTTCACGAGCCCAGACCGCATTAATGAGACGATCCGGGAGCACCTGCGAACCGAGGGTCTGACGGCGTTGGATGTGCGCGATTACCGCGACATCCTGGCCGGTATCGACGAGTATGTTCGGGCAGGGCACCGGTTGCTCGTGTCGACGGCCTGCAGTCAGGCACTGTACGCGGCAATACCGGCTACCCAGCGCCTACAGGAGTACAGTGTGGTAGCCAAGCTGAAGGCGGTAAAGAACGCGATCGAGGCGGAGGGGATGCGAAGGGCGCACGTACGGGACGGGGCCGCCGTCGTACGGTATCTGCACTGGCTGGAGGTgacggtcggccggtcggacTCGTCGAACGTGACCGAACTGTCGGGGGCAGCGCAGCTGCACGAGTTCCGGCGGCAGCAGGACATGTTCGTTGATCTCAGCTTCACCGCCATCAGCGCGTTCGGGGCGAACGGGGCAATCGTGCACTACAGCCCGACCCCGGACACGGACGTGCCGATCACGCGCGATGGCATCTACCTGATCGATTCGGGTGGCCAGTACCTGGACGGTACGACGGACGTTAcgcgctcgatcgcgctcGGCGAACCGACCGCGTTCCAGCGCGAATGTTTCACGCGCGTCCTCAAGGGCTTCCTCTCGCTCGCCTCGGCCGTCTTCCCGACCCGCACCTCCGGTACCGTGTTCGACGTGCTCGCCCGGAAGGCACTGTGGGATGCTGGCCTCGACTATGGTCACGGTACCGGCCACGGTATCGGTTCCTTTCTCGGTGTGCACGAGTATCCGCCCTCGTTCGTGTCGAACACGGCCTCGCCCAGCAATCAGGGGGTGGTAGAGAACATGTTCTCCTCCAACGAGCCCGGCTACTACGAGCCGGGTCAGTTCGGCATCCGTATCGAGGACATTGTGCAGGTGGTGCGCGCCAACGTGACGCACGATTTCAATGGGCGCGGTGCCCTCACCTTCTACACCAACACGGTCGTGCCGATCCAGCGCAAGATGCTCGACCTAGCGCTGCTCTCTGGGGCTGAGCTGGCGCAGCTCAACGCTTACCATCGGCGCGTCCGGGAGCAGGTCGGTCCGCTACTGATCGCGCAGAACGATCCCGGTGCGTACAGCTGGTTGATGGATGCGACCGAGGAAATCACCGTTCCGGCATCGGGCAGTGGTCAGGCAGCGGGCGACAAAGTATGA